The following are encoded together in the Pedobacter steynii genome:
- a CDS encoding histone H1, protein MEKFSKVKELLASVEADAEKFYNAGNSAAGTRVRKAMQDLKVLAQEIRTEVTDKKNSGK, encoded by the coding sequence ATGGAAAAATTTTCAAAAGTTAAAGAATTACTAGCTTCTGTAGAGGCTGATGCAGAGAAATTTTATAATGCAGGAAACAGCGCAGCAGGAACTAGAGTACGTAAAGCTATGCAGGATTTAAAAGTTCTTGCACAAGAAATCCGTACTGAAGTAACAGACAAAAAGAACAGCGGTAAATAA
- the def gene encoding peptide deformylase, protein MRTFFLALLGIIISIPACSFAQRFNASEKSIILSGDTATMLRVTQITEAQELKVLTSVSADINPKDPLIKVLARRMYLAMRDVRRPGIGIAGPQVGINRNIIWVKRYDKEGEPFELYLNPKITWRSELLRKGQEGCLSIPDAIGDVVRHHSIRLKYTDQSGQEKEEIIEGFTAVIFQHETDHLNGILFTERLKEQEGKAYYSLAGQLDFMTEKRYSRP, encoded by the coding sequence ATGAGAACATTCTTTCTTGCCCTGCTGGGCATCATCATTTCCATCCCGGCCTGCAGCTTTGCACAAAGGTTTAATGCCAGCGAAAAATCAATCATCCTGTCAGGGGATACCGCAACCATGTTGAGGGTAACTCAGATTACTGAAGCGCAGGAGCTGAAGGTGCTGACCTCAGTATCTGCTGATATTAACCCTAAAGATCCTTTAATTAAAGTGCTGGCGCGGCGCATGTACCTCGCCATGAGGGATGTAAGGAGGCCGGGAATAGGAATTGCCGGGCCACAGGTAGGGATTAACCGTAATATCATCTGGGTAAAGCGATATGATAAAGAGGGAGAGCCTTTTGAACTGTATCTGAATCCAAAGATCACCTGGAGGTCTGAGTTGTTGCGAAAAGGACAGGAAGGGTGTTTGTCTATTCCGGATGCGATAGGAGATGTGGTACGTCATCATTCCATCAGGCTTAAATATACTGACCAGTCCGGCCAGGAAAAAGAGGAAATTATTGAAGGGTTTACTGCAGTGATTTTTCAGCACGAAACGGATCACCTGAATGGAATTTTGTTTACGGAAAGGTTAAAGGAGCAGGAAGGAAAAGCCTATTATTCCCTTGCCGGCCAATTGGATTTTATGACTGAGAAGCGCTATTCCCGTCCCTGA